Within the Terriglobales bacterium genome, the region CCTGCAGCGCGCCCGGCCAGCACCAGACTCGCGGCGAGCCGCTTGAGGTCCCACTCCCATGGGCCTGGCATAGTCTCATCGAAATCGTTGATGTCGAAGACGAGAGCGCCGGTGGGCGAGGCGAACACGCCCAGGTTGCGCACGTGGGCGTCACCGCAGATCTGAACCTCGATACCGGTCGTGGGCAGCTGTGCCAGATCGAATGCCATCAGCGGCACATTCCCGCGAAAGAATCCGAGCGGCGAAGCCGCCATCCGCGTCCAGCGAATTGGCAATAACTCGGCGATCCGGTCCTCGCTGGCGACGACCAGCAGGTCCACTGCATCGGGACGGTTCTTCGCCGTCTTCCACTCGCACTGATCCACGCGATGCACGACTTGGCGGCGCGACTTACCGAACTCGCGACGTTCGGCAATGGTAGACATCGGAATCGTCATGCGCCGCACATCATACACAGACTGCTCAACTGGAGAGGGTAGGAAGATGGAACAGCAACAAACTTGGGTCCAATTTGGGTCCAATAGCTGCCGAAAACCATGCATTTAGGCCTAAGACGACGCAGAACCAACCTAAAACCCCGCCGCCTGCGGGAACACACGATCGTAGATCCAGCCCGTGAAGATCGTCGCTTCCATGGCGGCCGTCCACGGTTGCGGCAGAGTCGTCATCCACCGGTCCAGCTCCGCGCGGGTGGCCAGAATCGCGCCCTCGGTGTGAACCTGACCGCTCACATCCTTTACGCACTAGCTGATGGTCTTCTTGTGAACATCCAGGCCAATGTAATACGTATGTCCGTGAGGAGCCTCCTTGGCTTGACTCTGAATCAGCAGCCTTGCTGAGTTCAGTTCTTGTACACCAAGCGCTCCTCACTACTTATGCATTCAAACAAACCATCCAAGTGGACGCCTGGCACACTGATATCTTCCGAGTCGGCGACGCCGCCCGCCTATTTCGCACCTGCGACTCCTGCGGCAAGCGGGGCATAGGCAGTGCTAAGAGTAGCCCGTTTATCGCTCTCTGTCTGGATAGCGGGTGCTTACAAAGTACGGCTCAATGGGATGCTGCTTATTTATCCCGAGCACGCGTACCGACGACCGACATCAGAGCATCGGGCAGCGCAAGTTCGAAAGCATAAACCTCGTGGCCGCCTGGCACCTCTCTGTAGTTGAGCGGGTATCCCTTTGCGAGCAGGACGTCTCGCATGTGCCGGTTGGACTGAAGCAAGGTGGGCATGTCCGGAAGTTTTTCACGGTGAAAGCGTTCAAACAGGCCCACCGTGAGGGTGAACCGGAGCGGTAATTGGGGGCTTGCAGCGAATTGCCGGATGATCCACTCCCACTCAAGGTCCTCCTCATCTACCGCCTGGTCTTCCCTTGGGTCCCAGGAGAAATACCCTGATAGCGAGAGAACATTTCCAAAGATTTCGGGATGCCGCAGCGCAGCAAAAGCCGCCGCGAGCCCGCGGGCGCTGAAGCCTCCGACAATCGTCTCGGCAGGATTCGAGGAGACGTGGTAGTGTTCGTGCACCCACGGCATCAGTTCACGAACCAAAAACTCGTTGAAGGCCTCATTGCAGGTCAGTTCAATATTGCGATTTTTCTGGTCTACCATCAAAACAACTAGGGGATGAATGCGGCCAGCCGCCAGGAGGTTTTCGATGATGGTCGCAGTTGGAATCGTCCTGGCGTACGCCCCGCCGTCAAAGAGCACCAAAAGGTCGTAAGGTTTGCCGTCCGCAGTGTAGCCAGGCGGTGTGTAGACCCAGAAGCGGCGTTCGTTGCCGAGAATCTTGCTGCTCAGGTGTTGCACCTCGGTGCGTCCGCTTGGGACATCCGGCCGCGCCCCGAGCCATGCGGGGACAGGAGCCGCGCCGGGAAGTTCCACGAGAGAACTGACCTTATCGCGTTGCTCATAGTGCGTCACGAAGTGGCGCGGATTTAGCGGATCCGGCTGCAACGTGTCCCAGTCCTTGCCCTTGCGCTGATCATAGGGAAGCAGCGAGTCGTTAGGCGAGAGGTAATAAGCGAAGCGGCCGCCTTTGCGGACCGCGTAGGTCTTGAACCAGACGTTAGTGCCCGGCAAATTTACCAACAGGTTTTTCTCCGGTGCTTCGGCGGCGCCGAGAAGATCCGAGAAAAGACCGACGTTTTTGGTTTCCCTCCCGCCACGCCAGAGAAACGTCACGAGGACATGTTTGTCATCGCCTGAAATGGGTTCCACCAGTGGGGCACCTTGCTGCTTGATCTCACTCCAGAAACTGTCGAGCGCGGCCACGTCCCCGGACTCTAATTGCTTCTCCAGAGCGACGACACGCGGACTGCGAATCGGCAATTGGTTGCTGCCCTCTTGTGCGCAGGCAGGCGTCGGAACGCAACAACCTATTAGAAGGAAACCAAATGAAATTGCGATGAACAGCTTTGACATGGCGGGTACCTTCACGGCTCCGTGTGCGACTGATTCTAACGACTATTGCAGGTGCTGGTTGAACCATGCCACGATGCGCTGGATATGGTCGAGGCGGGTGTCGCGGGCGCGATAGACCTCGCCCATCCCACCCGCTTCCGCAGGTGAAAGGATTTCGTAGGGCCCGAGTTTGGTGCCGGAGGTGAGGGCCATCCGCGCGCCATTATAGTTCCCAGGGAAAGGCGTCGCTCACTTGGCGTATTACGGGCTTATCGGAAACTGACCCACTACCGCCGGGGTGCTGAACAACTACAACATCATCAACAACGGGACCGACTTCACCATCAAGCCGGCGCCGCTCAGCATCACGGCAACCTGATGAACCGGGAGAACCTGCGGGTGGATTTGAGCGACGACGGCTTCCTGAACACCGCTGGCGACTTTGTTCCAAATAGTAAGACCATTGGATTCAGTCAGTTCCCGGCGCGCTACCAGCTTTCCTCCCGGTTCCTGTCGCCCACCAAAGCCTACGCGCCGCGGCAGGTGCAGATCGGGCTGCGGCTGACGTTTTGAGGCCGGATTGCGGGGCGGCGAAGGCGCGGGAAGACCGCGAGAAATGGGCCTAAAGTCCACATTAAGTCCTTGACTTGGCTGGAAAAGGCTGCAATAACTAGGCGTCCTACCGGAATAGTTTGGGGGTGGTTTTACTTGGCAGAAGTGAGATTGCAGGAGGGCGAGTCCCTGGAGAACGCCCTTCGCCGCTTCAAGCGCAAAGTCCAGCAAGAGGACATCATCAAGGAGGTCAAGCGTCACTCCTATTACCTCAAGCCGGGCGAGAAATCGCGCCTGAAGCAGGCTCTGGCACGCAAGCGCAACCGGAAGAAGGCGCGCCGGGACCAGGAATAACGGGAGGGGAGGCGTCCGCGCCCGCGGACGCCTCCCGCCAGTCTCAGGATTCCCAGGGGTGGGGGTTGGGGGGATGGAGTTCCAAGATAAGGTCTTGAAGTGCGTGGACTGCGGGGCCGACTTCATTTTCACCGCCGGCGAGCAGCTCTTCTTCCACGACAAGCAGTTCAAGAACGAGCCTAAACGCTGCAAGGCCTGCAAGAACAAGCGGGCTACGGGTGTGGGCGCTTCCGGCGGCACGCACTCCAAGGTGGAGACCCAGGCCGTATGCTCGCAGTGCGGGAAAGAAACCACCGTACCCTTCAAGCCCACTCAGGGGCGTCCGGTGTTCTGCCGCGAGTGCTTCCAACATCGCAGGACCGTGCCCACCCAGGCTCAGGCCTGAGTTCAGCTTTCTTCCGGTCCTATAATCACTCCGTGGGGACCTTCTATCTGCAAAACTTCGGATGCCGAGCCACGCAGGCGGATGGCGCCGCGCTGGAGCGCCAGATGCTGGAACGCGGGCTGGCACGCGCTGCCGCTCCCCAAGACGCCGGCGTGGTGGTCCTGAACACCTGCACTGTGACCGAATCGGCGGACCGGGACGTGCGCGCCGCCATCCGGCGCATCCATCGCGAGAATCCCCAGTGCCGAATCCTGGTGACCGGCTGCTACGCGCAGCGCGCGCCCCAGGAACTGGCGGCGCTGCCCGGCGTGCGCTGGGTGGTTGGCAACTCCCACAAGCATCAGGTGGCGGAGGTTCTCGCTCCCTCAGCGGGAAGCTTCGTTCCAGTTGGCGCGCTGTCTGCGTCTTCAGATCACCCGATTACTGGAACACTCGATTCCCAGATCCTCGTCGGCGACATCTTCGCTTTTGCTCACACCGAGCTGCTGGCCGCTCCGGTGTTCGCGGCCGAGACCGCGTCGGAGAAGACACGTCCCAACCTGAAGGTGCAGGACGGCTGCGACAACCGCTGCTCGTTCTGCATCATCCCGGCGGTGCGCGGGCAGAGCCGGTCGCTGGCGCGCGCCGAGGCGCTGCGCGAGGTGCGGGCACTGGTGGCGGCCGGATATCGCGAAGTGGTGCTCTCGGGTATCAACCTGGGGCGCTGGGGGCGCGACTTCCCCAAGCCGGAGCGCTTCGAGGACCTGGTGCGGGCCGTCCTGGAGGAAACGGGGTTGGAGAGGCTGCGGCTGAGCTCGGTCGAGCCCATGGACTGGACGGAGGAGTTGATCGACCTGGTGGCAAACGAGCCGCGCATCGCCAAGCACGCGCATCTGCCGCTGCAGTCGGGCTTGGACCACATCCTGCGTGCCATGCACCGCAAGTACCGGCCCTGGCACTACCGCGAGCGAGTGGAGAAGATCCGCCGGGCGATGCCGCTGGCCGCCATCGGCGCGGATGTGATGGTGGGCTTCCCCGGGGAGACGGATGCGCTGTTCGAAGAGAGCCGGGCATTCATCGCTTCCCTGCCCTTCACCTACCTGCACGTCTTCACCTACTCGTCGCGCCCGGGGACGCCCTCGGCTGCGATGTCCGGGCAGGTCCCGGTGCAGGTGGCGCGGGAGCGCAACCGCATCCTGCGGGAGCTGGCGGCGGAGAAGAACCGGGCGTTCCGCGAGTCGCTGGTGGGGCGGAGGCTCGACGCCATCACGCTCGACCGCGGCGACGGTGAATCCACCGAGGCCCTGACCGATAACTACCTGAAGATGCGACTGCTGGGGAGCCATAAGGCCAATCGCTGGGCCCTGGTGCGGGTAACAGGGGTCTCCGCGGATGGCTTGACGGCGTGTATCGACCGCCCGGCAGAAAAGGCCTACCGCAGAGAGCGCGGAGGGAACGCGGAGGCCGCTGAGAGGCGGGCCGGCGCGGTCCCCGTGTTATAATTTTGATTCTTTTTTCGCCCGCAGGTTCCCGGAGGACGGTATCGACAAGCGATTTATCCGCATGAACGAGCGCATCCGCGCGCGCGAAGTACGCGTGATCGGCGATGATGGAGAACAGCTCGGGATCATGCCGCCCTTCGAGGCGCTGAAGGCGGCCCGGGCCAAGAGCCTCGACCTGGTAGAGATCTCCCCCACGGCCAACCCTCCGGTGTGCCGCATCCTGGATTATGGGAAGTACCTCTACGACCTGGAGAAGAAGGAGCGCTCCGCCAGGAAGCACCAGAAGGTCATCGTCCTCAAGGAAGTGAAGTTCAGCATCAACGTGGACGAGCATGACTACGAGTTCAAGAAGAACAACGTGATCCGCTTCCTCTCCGATGGCGACAAGGTGAAAGCCAGCCTGCGCTTCCGGGGGCGGGAGATGAGCCACCGCGACCTGGGGCGCGGCGTGATCGAACGCCTGATCAAGGACGTGGGCGACAAAGGAATCGTCGAGTTCCAGCCGCGCATGGAAGGCAATACGCTGCACGCGATCCTGGCGCCGAAGAAATAGTACTCAGTACCTAGTACTCAGTACTCAGTACTCAGTTCTCAGTTCTCAGAGGAAAGACAAATGCCGAAATTGAAGACACACAAGGGCGCGGCCAAGCGCTTCCGCAAGACCGCCAGTGGGCGGGTGAAGCGCGGGCACGCGTTCACGCGCCACATCCTGACCTCGAAGGGAACCAAGCAGAAGCGCCATTTGGACAAGAACACCATGGTCTCGAAAGCCGACCAGGCCAAGATCAAGCGGATGATTCCGTATTAGCAGTTAGCATTCAACCGTCAGCGCTAGTCGCTGACCAAGCGCGTGAAGAGGCTCCGGGATCGTCCCTGCCTCCAGCCGCTGAATGAACCGCAGAGACGTTGTTCGCAACGTCTCTCTTGAAAAAAGGAGACGAAATGCCCCGCGTAAAACGTGGAACCAAGCGCCGCGCGCACCGCAAGAAGATCCTCAAGCGCGCCAGCGGCTACTTCCTGACCAAATCCAAGCTGCACCGTTCCGCCAAAGAATCGGTGGAGCGGGCGCTGAAGTTCGCCTACAGCGGCCGGCGGCAGAAGAAGCGCCAGTTCCGCTCGCTGTGGATCGTGCGCATCGGCGCCGCTGCCCGCCAGCACGGGATGAGCTACAGCCAGTTCATCCACGGGCTGAAGAAGAGCGGGGTGGAGCTCGACCGCAAGATCCTGGCCGACCTGGCGGTGAAGGACCCGGCGGCGTTCTCCAGCCTGGCCCAGCAAGCCAAAACGGCAGGGGCGGCGTAAACCCTGTAAAGTAGCGCCGGCTTCCAGCCGGCTGTGTCGAGGGCGTCCCGCCCTCGGACCCCGGTGGGCGAG harbors:
- the rplT gene encoding 50S ribosomal protein L20, which encodes MPRVKRGTKRRAHRKKILKRASGYFLTKSKLHRSAKESVERALKFAYSGRRQKKRQFRSLWIVRIGAAARQHGMSYSQFIHGLKKSGVELDRKILADLAVKDPAAFSSLAQQAKTAGAA
- the rpmI gene encoding 50S ribosomal protein L35, which encodes MPKLKTHKGAAKRFRKTASGRVKRGHAFTRHILTSKGTKQKRHLDKNTMVSKADQAKIKRMIPY
- a CDS encoding alpha/beta hydrolase-fold protein, producing MSKLFIAISFGFLLIGCCVPTPACAQEGSNQLPIRSPRVVALEKQLESGDVAALDSFWSEIKQQGAPLVEPISGDDKHVLVTFLWRGGRETKNVGLFSDLLGAAEAPEKNLLVNLPGTNVWFKTYAVRKGGRFAYYLSPNDSLLPYDQRKGKDWDTLQPDPLNPRHFVTHYEQRDKVSSLVELPGAAPVPAWLGARPDVPSGRTEVQHLSSKILGNERRFWVYTPPGYTADGKPYDLLVLFDGGAYARTIPTATIIENLLAAGRIHPLVVLMVDQKNRNIELTCNEAFNEFLVRELMPWVHEHYHVSSNPAETIVGGFSARGLAAAFAALRHPEIFGNVLSLSGYFSWDPREDQAVDEEDLEWEWIIRQFAASPQLPLRFTLTVGLFERFHREKLPDMPTLLQSNRHMRDVLLAKGYPLNYREVPGGHEVYAFELALPDALMSVVGTRARDK
- the mtaB gene encoding tRNA (N(6)-L-threonylcarbamoyladenosine(37)-C(2))-methylthiotransferase MtaB; the encoded protein is MGTFYLQNFGCRATQADGAALERQMLERGLARAAAPQDAGVVVLNTCTVTESADRDVRAAIRRIHRENPQCRILVTGCYAQRAPQELAALPGVRWVVGNSHKHQVAEVLAPSAGSFVPVGALSASSDHPITGTLDSQILVGDIFAFAHTELLAAPVFAAETASEKTRPNLKVQDGCDNRCSFCIIPAVRGQSRSLARAEALREVRALVAAGYREVVLSGINLGRWGRDFPKPERFEDLVRAVLEETGLERLRLSSVEPMDWTEELIDLVANEPRIAKHAHLPLQSGLDHILRAMHRKYRPWHYRERVEKIRRAMPLAAIGADVMVGFPGETDALFEESRAFIASLPFTYLHVFTYSSRPGTPSAAMSGQVPVQVARERNRILRELAAEKNRAFRESLVGRRLDAITLDRGDGESTEALTDNYLKMRLLGSHKANRWALVRVTGVSADGLTACIDRPAEKAYRRERGGNAEAAERRAGAVPVL
- a CDS encoding CxxC-x17-CxxC domain-containing protein, translating into MKCVDCGADFIFTAGEQLFFHDKQFKNEPKRCKACKNKRATGVGASGGTHSKVETQAVCSQCGKETTVPFKPTQGRPVFCRECFQHRRTVPTQAQA
- a CDS encoding DUF2252 family protein, yielding MTIPMSTIAERREFGKSRRQVVHRVDQCEWKTAKNRPDAVDLLVVASEDRIAELLPIRWTRMAASPLGFFRGNVPLMAFDLAQLPTTGIEVQICGDAHVRNLGVFASPTGALVFDINDFDETMPGPWEWDLKRLAASLVLAGRAAG
- the rpsU gene encoding 30S ribosomal protein S21 gives rise to the protein MAEVRLQEGESLENALRRFKRKVQQEDIIKEVKRHSYYLKPGEKSRLKQALARKRNRKKARRDQE
- the infC gene encoding translation initiation factor IF-3, whose amino-acid sequence is MNERIRAREVRVIGDDGEQLGIMPPFEALKAARAKSLDLVEISPTANPPVCRILDYGKYLYDLEKKERSARKHQKVIVLKEVKFSINVDEHDYEFKKNNVIRFLSDGDKVKASLRFRGREMSHRDLGRGVIERLIKDVGDKGIVEFQPRMEGNTLHAILAPKK